GTTGGCCTGCGGGCCAAGAAGGGCAAGGAGCGGGAACTGGAAAAGGACCTCATCGCGCTGGTCGAACCTACTCGCAAGGAGGAGGGCAACCTACGCTATGAACTGTTCGTGAATGACGAGGATCCCGGGTATTTCGTTTTTGTCGAACAGTGGACGTCGGCCGACGCCCAACTGAGGCATCACAACCACGGCCCGCACATCCAGCATTTCAATGCACATGGGGCGACCAACGTCGAGAGCATCACTTTCCTGCATCGGTTGACCCGCATCGCCTGAACCTCCTGCAGGTTGGCCCGTGCGGATGTGCGCGGGGAGCTGCGGGAGTGAGGATTGTCCAGTTCAGGCTGGAGAGCGGTTTGCATCTGCCAGAATTGAATGAGGAGGCCGGCATGATCGGAGGCCAGGTTCGTCATGGGTGAACAATGAAGTGGCGTTTTGAAGACATACTCACGTTCATCCGGGTGATGGAGTCCGGCAGCATTACCGCCGCCGCCGACCGGATGAATCTCTCCAAGTCAGTGATCAGCAAACGTATCAGCGACCTGGAGTCGGCATTGGGCGTGGAGCTGTTCCAGCGCTCCACGCGTCAGCTCAAACCGACCGAGAGTGGGGATGCTTTCTACGAGCGCATGGTACCG
This Pseudomonas sp. ATCC 13867 DNA region includes the following protein-coding sequences:
- a CDS encoding putative quinol monooxygenase; its protein translation is MSDLHIVVGLRAKKGKERELEKDLIALVEPTRKEEGNLRYELFVNDEDPGYFVFVEQWTSADAQLRHHNHGPHIQHFNAHGATNVESITFLHRLTRIA